DNA from Mycobacterium sp. SMC-8:
GCCGGTGACGTTCTGCGAGATCTTCCCGCCCGACGACTTCCCGCTGTACTTCTACCGCAAGCCCAGCGCCCCCGATCTGCAGATCCGTGCCGACGAGATCGATGCGGACGCGGTCCGCTCGGCGCGACTCTACTGGTCGACGGTGACAGGTCTGTCTGAGGAACCCAGTCGCAGTGCGCATTTCGCGGCATGGGAGGCGCGCGAGCGTCGGCCGCTCACGGTCCTGGACCTGGATTACCGCCCGATGTTCTGGGAGACGCCCGCAGCCGCCACCGAGCAGGTGCAGAAGGCGCTGGCACACGTGACGGTCGCCGTCGGCAACCGCGAGGAGTGCGAGATCGCCGTCGGCGAGTCCAACCCGCACCGAGCCGCCGACGCGCTGCTCGACCTCGGGGTGGAACTCGCCATCGTCAAGCAGGGCCCGCGCGGGGTGCTCGGCAAGACCCGGCACACATCGGTCACCGTGCCCCCCAACCAAGTCGACGTCGTCAACGGCCTGGGAGCCGGTGACGCGTTCGGCGGCAGCCTGTGCCACGGACTGCTCCACAACTGGTCACTGGAGAAGACCCTGCGCTACGCCAACGCCGCCGGCGCGATCGTCGCCGGTCGGCTGGAGTGCTCGACCGCGATGCCGACCGCCGCCGAGGTCGCCGAACTGGCCGAGCAGACCGCTGTGGAGGCCGTCAATGTCTGATACCGCCGTGCGCCCCACCTATGCCTCGATCACCGAGCTGCGTGCCACCGACCCGGGCGCTGTCGCACGCGCCTGGGCGCAGCGCACCACCCGGCCGACCTTGCGCGGCAACGGACGCCTGATGATCGTCGCCGCCGATCACCCCGCGCGCGGCGCTCTCGCCGTCGGTGGGCGGCCGACCGCGATGAACAGCCGCACCGATCTGCTGGACCGGTTGCAGGCCGCGCTCGCCGATCCCGGCGTGGAC
Protein-coding regions in this window:
- the iolC gene encoding 5-dehydro-2-deoxygluconokinase, which gives rise to MTNQPYDVLAIGRSGVDVYPLQTGVGLEEVQTFGKFLGGSAANVAVAAARLGNRSALISGVGDDPFGRYVRAELARLGVDNSYVTTHSEFPTPVTFCEIFPPDDFPLYFYRKPSAPDLQIRADEIDADAVRSARLYWSTVTGLSEEPSRSAHFAAWEARERRPLTVLDLDYRPMFWETPAAATEQVQKALAHVTVAVGNREECEIAVGESNPHRAADALLDLGVELAIVKQGPRGVLGKTRHTSVTVPPNQVDVVNGLGAGDAFGGSLCHGLLHNWSLEKTLRYANAAGAIVAGRLECSTAMPTAAEVAELAEQTAVEAVNV